The region CCTGTTACGTTGGCCGCTCCCGGTGCCCTTTCATCGTCCAGGAGATCCCCGATGACCATCAACGAGCACATCACCGAGTTCGCTGGTCTGCCCGTGGTCGACTTCGTGCCGGACATGGAACCGCCGGCCGACCCGAGCGGGGTGGCCTGGCGGATCACCGAAGACCACGACCTCAGCGAGATGATCCCCGAACAGGTCGAACATCTCCCGACGGTGGTCGACCCGGCCGACGTCCGGGCCCTGATCATCTGTGCGTGGGACGCGCCCTTGTCGGTCGAACAGCTGGTTGGTCTCGCGTCCCGCCTGACCGGGTTGCGGGCGGTGTTCCTCGGCGAGATGACGTTCGAGGAGTGCGAGATCTCCTGGATTGAGCAGGAAGACATCACCCCACTGCTGGCGGCCTACCCGGACCTGGAGGTGCTGCGGGTGCGGGGCACGAACGGGCTGGCCCTGGCTCCGGTGCGGCACGCCGCCTTGCGCGAGTTGGCGTTCGAGTCCGGTGGCCTGCCGGCGTCGGTGGTCCGTGCGGTCGCCGCGTGCGACCTGCCGGCGCTGACCCACCTGGAGTTGTGGCTCGGCACCGACGAGTACGGCGGCGACACCACCGTTGACGACCTCGCCCCGATTCTGGCCGGCACCCGGCTGCCGGCGGTGCGCTACCTCGGGCTGCGGGATGCGGAGATCGCCGACGAGGTGGCGGCGACGCTGGCCACCGCCCCGGTGGTGGCTCAACTGGACACAGTGGACCTGTCGTTGGGCATCCTGAGCGACAAGGGGGTGGCGGCCTTGCTGGCCGGGCAGCCACTGACCCATCTGCGCCGGCTCGACCTGCACCACCACTACGTCAACCGGGAACTGGCCGACCGACTGACCGCCGAGTTGGCCGGGGTCGAGGTCGACCTCTCCGACCACCAGGCGGCCGACAACGACCGGCGGTACGTGGCAGTCTCCGAGTGAACATCGAATCGCCGCTGGTGGTGGTCGGCAACCCCGACAACCGGCGGGTCACCCTGTTCCGGGCCGCCGCCGCGCGGGCCGGTCTGGCCGTCGAGGTGCTGCCCTGGCGCAGGCTGGCCACCGGCCCCGTCCACCTACCGGCCGGTGCCGTCGTACGGGTCGACTCGCCCGGTGAGGACGCCGAGGTGGACCGGTTACTGCGCGGTGCCGACCGGCCCGCCGAACACGGCGAGATCGTCGGGATGGCCGCCTGGTACGTCGGCCTGCGCAGCGCTCTCGGCCGGCTCACCGATGCGGTGGACGTCGCCGGGGCGACCCTGCTCAACGCCCCAGCCGACATCGCGATCATGTTCGACAAGCGCGCCTGCCACGCCCGGTTGACCGAGGCCGGGGTGCCCGTGCCCCCCGCGTTGCCCGGTCCCGTTCACGACTACGGTGAGCTGCGGTCCGCACTGCGCGACGCGGGCTGGCCCCAGGTCTTCGTCAAGCCCGCGCACGGGTCGTCGGCATCGGGAGTGCTCGCCCTGCGGATCAGCCAGGGTGCATCTACCGGGCCGACCCCGACCCGGGTATCGGCGACCACCTCGGTGGAGTTGGCCGACGACGGACGGCTGTTCAACTCGCTACGGGTGCGCACCTACCGCGACGAGCGGGAGGTGGCCGCGATCGTGGACCGGCTGGCCCCGGACGGGCTGCACGTCGAACGCTGGTTTCCCAAGGCGGGGCTGGCCGGGCAGGTGTTCGACCTGCGGGTACTGGTAGTCGCCGGCGAACCCGGTCACGTGGTGGTCCGGGCCGGCCGGGGTCCACTGACCAACCTGCACCTGGGCAACGCCCGGGGTGACCTGGCCGCCGTGCGTGCGCGGCTGGGCGAGGCCGGTTGGGCGGCCGCCATGCGTACCTGCGTGCGGGCCGCCGCCTGCTTCCCCGGTAGCCTGCACGCCGGGGTCGACCTGCTCATCGGAACCGACTGGCGGCGTAACAGCGTGGCCGAGGTGAACGCCTTCGGCGATCTGCTGCCGCACCTGTTGGACGGCGCGGGTCGGGACACCTACGCCGCCGCGCTGCACGCGTGGCGTACCGGCCGGTTCGACCGCTGGCAGACGGGTTTCCTCGCCGGGAGGGGCAGATGAAGGATCTGATCGGCAGTCACGATCTGCTCTTCGTCACCCTCGACACGTTGCGCTACGACGTGGCCGCCGAGTTGGGCGCAGCCGGACGTACCCCGAATCTGGCCCGGGCCCTGCCCGGCGGGACCTGGCAGCGTCGACACAGCCCGGCGAGCTTCACCTACGCCGCCCACCAGGCGTTCTTCGCCGGTTTCCTGCCCACGCCCACCGGACCAGGGCCGCATCCCCGGCTTTTCGCCGCGGCCTTCCCCGGCAGCGAGAGCACCACCGAGGAGACCTGGGTCTTCGAGGCACCCGATGTGGTGACCGCGTTGGCCAAGGCGGGCTACCACACCGTCTGCGTCGGCGGGGTGGGCTTCTTCAACCCGCACTCACCACTGGGCGCGGTGCTACCCGGCCTCTTCGCCGAGGCACACTGGGAGCCCGCGTTCGGGGTGACCGCCCCGGACTGCTTCGAGGCGCAACTCGACCGCATCGCGACTGTCGTGCCGGCGGCCCCGGCTGACCGACCGCTGTTCCTGTTCGTCAACGTCGCCGCGATGCATCAACCGAACCGGCACTACCTGCCCGGCGCGGAGCAGGACAGCCGAGCCAGCCATGCCGCCGCACTGGAATACGTGGACCGGCACATCGGCCGGCTCTTCGCGTTGGCCACCAGCCGGGACCGCCCCTGCCTGGTGGTGCTCTGCGCCGACCACGGCACGGCGTACGGCGAGGACGGCCACACTGGGCACCGGTTCGGCCACGAGGTGGTGTGGACGGTGCCGTACGCCCACTTCGTCATCGAGCCGGGCGACTGGGACAAGCTGGGGGACTGGCCGTGACCGACGAGATGCTGACGGGGTCGCCGTACCAGGGGTATCTCTACGCGTACCCGCACAAGACGGCATACCGGCCGTTGGTGCCCCGCCCCGCCTTGCGCGACGTCTGGGCTGGCGAGCGTACCGATGCCCTCTTCCTCTATCTGCATCTGCCGTTCTGCGAGATGCGGTGTGGGTTCTGCAATCTGTTCACCCGAGCCAACCCACCCGCAGAGCAGGTGACCGCCTACCTTGATCAGCTGCGTCGGCAGGCGACCCGGGTACGGGACTCGCTGCCGACCGGCACCGACGTCGCCCGGATCGCCATCGGCGGCGGCACCCCGACCTACCTGACCGCCACCGAGCTGTCCACAATGTTCGACCTGGTGGCGGAGTTCGGTGCCCGTCCCGGCGCGGTACCGATGGCAGTGGAGACCTCACCGGCCACCGCCACCGCCGACCGGATCGGGGTGCTCGCCGAGCGGGGCACCAAGCGGGTCAGCATCGGAGTACAGAGCTTCCTGGACGCCGAGGCGCGGGCCGCCGGCCGCCCGCAACGGCGTCCGGAGGTGGAACGGGCCCTGGCTACCATTCGGGCGCACGCGGTCCCCGAGTTGAACCTCGACCTGATCTACGGCATCGCCGGGCAGACCGCGCGGACCTGGGCCCAGTCACTGGCTGCGGCACTTTCCTGGCGTCCCGAGGAGTTGTTCCTCTATCCGCTCTACGTCCGGCCGCTCACCGGTCTCGGCCGCCGCGAACGCAGTGACCTGGCGGACCAGGCCTGGGACGAACAGCGGCTGGCGCTCTACCGGCAGGGGCGGGACACCCTCCGGGCGGCCGGCTACCGGCAGTTGTCGATGCGCCACTTCCGGCGGGCCGATCTGCCCG is a window of Micromonospora polyrhachis DNA encoding:
- a CDS encoding STM4015 family protein is translated as MTINEHITEFAGLPVVDFVPDMEPPADPSGVAWRITEDHDLSEMIPEQVEHLPTVVDPADVRALIICAWDAPLSVEQLVGLASRLTGLRAVFLGEMTFEECEISWIEQEDITPLLAAYPDLEVLRVRGTNGLALAPVRHAALRELAFESGGLPASVVRAVAACDLPALTHLELWLGTDEYGGDTTVDDLAPILAGTRLPAVRYLGLRDAEIADEVAATLATAPVVAQLDTVDLSLGILSDKGVAALLAGQPLTHLRRLDLHHHYVNRELADRLTAELAGVEVDLSDHQAADNDRRYVAVSE
- a CDS encoding STM4014 family protein yields the protein MNIESPLVVVGNPDNRRVTLFRAAAARAGLAVEVLPWRRLATGPVHLPAGAVVRVDSPGEDAEVDRLLRGADRPAEHGEIVGMAAWYVGLRSALGRLTDAVDVAGATLLNAPADIAIMFDKRACHARLTEAGVPVPPALPGPVHDYGELRSALRDAGWPQVFVKPAHGSSASGVLALRISQGASTGPTPTRVSATTSVELADDGRLFNSLRVRTYRDEREVAAIVDRLAPDGLHVERWFPKAGLAGQVFDLRVLVVAGEPGHVVVRAGRGPLTNLHLGNARGDLAAVRARLGEAGWAAAMRTCVRAAACFPGSLHAGVDLLIGTDWRRNSVAEVNAFGDLLPHLLDGAGRDTYAAALHAWRTGRFDRWQTGFLAGRGR
- a CDS encoding STM4013/SEN3800 family hydrolase codes for the protein MKDLIGSHDLLFVTLDTLRYDVAAELGAAGRTPNLARALPGGTWQRRHSPASFTYAAHQAFFAGFLPTPTGPGPHPRLFAAAFPGSESTTEETWVFEAPDVVTALAKAGYHTVCVGGVGFFNPHSPLGAVLPGLFAEAHWEPAFGVTAPDCFEAQLDRIATVVPAAPADRPLFLFVNVAAMHQPNRHYLPGAEQDSRASHAAALEYVDRHIGRLFALATSRDRPCLVVLCADHGTAYGEDGHTGHRFGHEVVWTVPYAHFVIEPGDWDKLGDWP
- a CDS encoding STM4012 family radical SAM protein — translated: MTDEMLTGSPYQGYLYAYPHKTAYRPLVPRPALRDVWAGERTDALFLYLHLPFCEMRCGFCNLFTRANPPAEQVTAYLDQLRRQATRVRDSLPTGTDVARIAIGGGTPTYLTATELSTMFDLVAEFGARPGAVPMAVETSPATATADRIGVLAERGTKRVSIGVQSFLDAEARAAGRPQRRPEVERALATIRAHAVPELNLDLIYGIAGQTARTWAQSLAAALSWRPEELFLYPLYVRPLTGLGRRERSDLADQAWDEQRLALYRQGRDTLRAAGYRQLSMRHFRRADLPAELSGDRSGTDGPGYCCQSDGMVGLGCGARSYTTDLHYSFDYAVGIGQVRAIIDDYLRRPVEDFDLAEVGFRLDPVEQRRRWLVKSLLRTEGFTPAAYSDRFGTGVRDDFPALTALADRGWLSADGERIALTDAGVERSDAIGPWLVSGPVRVAMTEYALR